Genomic segment of Mucilaginibacter sabulilitoris:
GTAAAATTCCTGGTCAGAAACATATTCCCCTTCCTGAGCCCGGGTTTTATTCGGAGCGGCCAGCACAATTAAAAATGCTATTAAACTTAAACCGCATATTTTCTTTATCAATTTCATTTTTTGTCAGGATTAAATGATTGGTTTATAAGTATGACCAGACAAATTGTAAAACGTTTAAACCAAGAATTGTTTTGTCTGTTAATATAGCTCAATTAACATGCCGTGAAACTTTTTATTTATACCTTGCATAAGCTATATTAGACATTAAATAATTTTACATTTTACTATCTATACTATTACCATGAGTACAGTAAATATCCCAAGGCTTGATCTGGACAGTTATATAAATGGCAGCGCGGCCGAACGCAAACAATTTTCGGACGATATTGGCCGGGCATTTAACGAAACCGGCTTTGTAACCATTACCAATCACGGTTTAAGCAAACAATTAATAGATGAGCTTTACCAACAGGTGAAGGCCCTGTTTGCATTGCCCGAGGATACCAAACACAAATATGAAATACCCGGGCTTGCAGGTCAGCGTGGATACACTGGTAAAGGAAAAGAAACCGCCAAAGGGTTTAAAACCCCCGACTTAAAGGAGTTTTGGCAAATAGGCCAAACCGTAACAGATGGCTCACCCATTAAGGAGCAATACCCTGATAACATAACGGTTGATGAACTTCCTGTTTTTAACACTACGACACGTGAGGTATATAAAAAACTGGAATCTGCGGGTACACATCTGCTTAGGGCCATCGCGGTATATTTGAATTTAGACGAGAATTATTTTGATAATAAAGTGCACAATGGAAATTCTATACTGCGCACCTTGCATTATTTCCCTATTCTCGACCCTGATTCGGTACCTGCCGACGCAGTACGTGCCGGTGCACATGAAGATATAAACCTGATTACCTTGCTGATTGGCGCAAGTGCCGATGGATTGGAACTACTTACCCGCGAAGGCAACTGGTTTCCGGTTAAGGCTCATGGGGAAGACCTGGTAGTGAATGTGGGCGATATGTTGCAGCGCCTAACTAATAACAAGTTAAAATCAACCACGCACAGGGTAGTAAACCCACCCCGCGAGCTGATGAAAAACTCCCGTTACTCGGTTCCATTTTTCCTACACCCGGTATCAGACATGGAATTAACCAGCCTTGAAACCTGTATAGACGCGCAACATCCTAAATTATACCCGGACATTACAGCAGGCGAATACCTGGATGAGCGACTAAGAGAGATTGGCTTAAAAATGTAGTAAAACATAAGAGACGCATCACATGCGTCTCTTATGTTTCTTTCTTTCGCAGAGGCACATTACATGTGTCTCTTTCTATTTTCTGGTCTCACAAATCTTATTTTTTACTCTCCCCACGTGCAGACGTTTTTCCTTGTACATGTAAAGTTATATTGCTCGAGTGCATAAAGCCAAGCGTAGTACCCGGAATAATTTTAAAATAATATTTTAAATAGCTATCCATCACGCTTTGCGAAAGATGGATATATGATTTTTGAGCCTCTTCGCCAACCATTGAAAAGTCAATTAGCGGACGCAGGTAATGCATCTCGCCCCTGTCATCTACGCAAGCCGTAAACGAATAATAAAAATCGGCATAAGCTTTATCAATATTGATATCATATTCCGGGCTAAGATAATCGGTAGCGGTATCAAAATTATTCATGATATCGGGCTTTGTACGCAACTGTTTGGCGGTTACCAAAGGGCTTTTGCTTATGAACTGAACAGGGTGCCTGGCTGCAAAAGCCTTGGTAATATCTTTATTGGCCTTGATCACTAATGATTTTACAAACTGTGTGTCGCGGCGACTTGGTCGTCTTAATGTCGCGGTATCGGAGTGTAATACGTTTTTGATATAATTATCTGCATAAAACAACATATACACTTTTGATCCATTAATCTCTATCGAGTCGTTCTTAGCTTTAAGTATTTCCAGTACCAAACTGTCTTTATTCATTTTTTTAACCCTGAGCCAAGCCCTTGCTGTATTGAAGACAGAATCATACCCACGACTAAGCGGGAAATTAAGGAATTGCTTTTTGATAGGACTGTATACACTTGCTGAATCGTCAGACACAAAATTTATCTGCCATTGAGGCTCCAGTTGGTATCCATAAGCATTTAACGCAAGGCCATTCTTTTGAAGCCGCTGCACTTCACTGTAATGTATTCCTTGAATTGGTTTAAATGATATAAGCTGCTTTTTGCTACTACTTGAACTTGCATTATTGCATGCGGTATATATAATTGAAATTACGACCAGCAATATTGGCCCGAAAGCTTCTATTAATTTTTTATTCATATTAAACATTTCGGTTTAAATATATAATTCAACAAGTTGATATAAATGGTTTTGTGGTAATAATGTTTGCACGCAACTTCATTTTGCAAAACCGAAGGCTGAAAATAAACAGAAGATTGTTGGGAATGCTGAGGTAACAAAAAATGGCAGGTAAATTAATTTACTTTTTTCATTTCTTCCTGTATGGCCCGTAAAAACTCATTGGCATGCTGCGAGCCAATGATGTA
This window contains:
- a CDS encoding isopenicillin N synthase family dioxygenase; amino-acid sequence: MSTVNIPRLDLDSYINGSAAERKQFSDDIGRAFNETGFVTITNHGLSKQLIDELYQQVKALFALPEDTKHKYEIPGLAGQRGYTGKGKETAKGFKTPDLKEFWQIGQTVTDGSPIKEQYPDNITVDELPVFNTTTREVYKKLESAGTHLLRAIAVYLNLDENYFDNKVHNGNSILRTLHYFPILDPDSVPADAVRAGAHEDINLITLLIGASADGLELLTREGNWFPVKAHGEDLVVNVGDMLQRLTNNKLKSTTHRVVNPPRELMKNSRYSVPFFLHPVSDMELTSLETCIDAQHPKLYPDITAGEYLDERLREIGLKM